One genomic segment of Priestia aryabhattai includes these proteins:
- a CDS encoding TetR/AcrR family transcriptional regulator → MAIDRKQSVVDAASKSFALFGYKATTMEQVAKLANVGKGTIYTFFKNKEELFDEIVTRMIREMTDAAETVIDSNRPFFENAQAAIFRILEFRTEHQLMLKLVQEQQLGTTAVQEVLVRVEEEILTYIKNKIEIAISKKEIKPCDPELTAFLLFKMYIALVYDWEKRHEPLSEEKIAELIELYFLRGLSQ, encoded by the coding sequence ATGGCTATAGACCGAAAGCAATCAGTTGTTGATGCAGCGTCAAAATCATTTGCGCTGTTTGGATATAAAGCAACGACTATGGAGCAAGTGGCGAAGCTTGCAAATGTCGGAAAAGGAACGATTTATACTTTTTTTAAAAACAAAGAAGAATTATTCGATGAAATTGTTACACGAATGATTCGAGAAATGACAGATGCAGCTGAAACTGTCATTGATAGCAACCGTCCGTTTTTTGAAAATGCCCAAGCAGCTATTTTTCGAATCTTAGAATTCCGCACGGAGCATCAGCTTATGCTGAAGCTGGTACAGGAACAGCAGTTAGGCACTACAGCAGTGCAAGAAGTGCTGGTGCGAGTAGAAGAAGAAATTTTGACTTATATAAAAAACAAAATTGAAATTGCGATTTCTAAAAAAGAAATCAAACCGTGCGACCCGGAGCTCACCGCTTTTTTACTATTTAAAATGTACATTGCACTTGTCTATGATTGGGAAAAACGGCATGAGCCGCTCTCAGAAGAAAAAATTGCTGAATTAATCGAGCTATATTTTTTACGCGGTCTGTCTCAGTGA
- a CDS encoding peptidoglycan D,D-transpeptidase FtsI family protein gives MKTKKRKKTHVSFRINWLFIVVFLLFSALILRLGFVQIVYGENYKREVEKTEDETVDSPVPRGKMLDRYDRVIVDNKPLNAVTYTRLKGVTQEDKLKVAKKLATLIDVPVTTDVFGKSGKKKDKNTIKLTERDLKDYWIATHPKAAAKKITAADKQKVKEGQLSEDDLYPLQLKRITKNELLSVKDDLEVIAIKSKMEGGYALTAQIIKSGLTDKELAVISEQLGDLPGVDTTTYWDRMYTYDDLLSTLLGKITSADEGLPSENLQYYLSHGYSRNDRVGKSYLEKQYEDVLRGQKARVQNVTDRSGNLVSQETVTEGQRGSDLILTIDMELQKQVEDVLTKAVTSGAAGSRLMDRAFAIMMDPHTGDILAMGGKQLVTDKQTGARKVQDFALGNMTTSYEVGSAVKGATVLAGLDSGAIQPGTVFYDAPLKFAGGTIKKSSHPIGATGIQKALEQSSNVFMYRTVMSMAGETYRPGGKLNIPSSTFTKLRSYYSQFGLGISTGIDLENESTGIRNTVTNEPGKALDFGIGQYDTYTPLQLVQYISTIANGGYRMKPHLVKEIREPELDSELKGSIQSSVEPEVLNRITMSESEINIVKQGFRRVVTNGTGRVLNGPKYSKYNIAGKSGTAETFNKGVSVRNSTFVSYAPYDNPEVAVAVVIPSAYVAGTSNTLSKTITGDSIKAYFDLKKEGEKEVEQKEEDAKTGNTELNGVKKDTTEQ, from the coding sequence ATGAAAACTAAAAAGCGCAAAAAAACACATGTCTCATTTCGAATTAACTGGCTGTTTATTGTGGTTTTCCTGCTTTTTTCTGCACTCATTTTACGATTAGGCTTCGTACAGATTGTGTACGGAGAGAACTATAAACGAGAAGTTGAAAAAACAGAAGATGAAACGGTAGATTCACCGGTTCCTCGCGGAAAGATGCTAGACCGCTATGACCGCGTTATCGTGGATAATAAACCGTTGAACGCTGTCACGTACACGCGTTTGAAAGGAGTCACTCAAGAAGACAAGCTAAAAGTAGCTAAAAAGCTTGCTACTCTTATTGACGTCCCTGTTACAACAGACGTGTTTGGCAAATCGGGTAAAAAGAAAGATAAAAATACGATTAAGCTAACAGAACGCGACTTAAAAGATTATTGGATTGCAACTCATCCAAAAGCAGCAGCGAAAAAAATTACCGCAGCGGATAAGCAAAAAGTAAAAGAAGGTCAACTTTCTGAAGATGATTTGTATCCTCTTCAGCTGAAGCGCATCACAAAAAATGAACTTCTATCGGTTAAAGACGACCTTGAAGTGATTGCCATTAAAAGCAAGATGGAAGGCGGGTACGCGTTAACCGCTCAAATTATTAAAAGCGGCTTAACCGATAAAGAGCTTGCCGTTATTAGTGAGCAGCTGGGTGACTTACCGGGCGTCGATACGACAACTTACTGGGACCGTATGTATACATACGATGACTTACTTAGTACGCTGCTTGGAAAAATCACATCAGCTGATGAAGGATTGCCAAGCGAAAACCTACAGTACTATTTATCACACGGCTACAGCCGAAATGACCGAGTAGGAAAAAGTTATTTAGAAAAGCAGTACGAAGACGTTCTTCGCGGTCAAAAAGCTCGCGTGCAAAACGTCACGGACCGCTCCGGCAACTTAGTGAGCCAAGAGACCGTTACAGAAGGTCAGCGGGGCAGTGACTTAATTTTAACAATTGACATGGAACTGCAAAAGCAAGTCGAAGATGTTTTAACAAAAGCTGTGACATCCGGTGCTGCTGGTTCACGATTAATGGACCGAGCGTTTGCTATCATGATGGATCCTCATACAGGAGACATTTTAGCGATGGGAGGAAAACAGCTTGTTACCGATAAGCAAACCGGAGCACGTAAAGTACAAGACTTTGCTCTTGGCAACATGACAACTTCTTATGAAGTAGGTTCTGCGGTTAAAGGAGCGACCGTTCTTGCCGGACTTGATTCAGGTGCTATTCAGCCTGGTACGGTTTTTTACGATGCGCCGCTGAAGTTTGCTGGAGGAACAATTAAGAAATCGTCTCATCCAATTGGAGCAACAGGAATTCAAAAAGCTTTGGAACAATCATCAAACGTATTCATGTACCGTACGGTTATGAGCATGGCTGGTGAAACGTATCGTCCCGGAGGCAAACTGAACATTCCATCGTCTACCTTTACCAAGCTGCGCTCATACTATAGTCAGTTTGGCCTTGGAATTTCAACGGGAATTGACTTAGAAAATGAATCAACGGGTATTCGCAATACCGTAACAAACGAACCAGGTAAAGCGCTGGATTTTGGTATCGGACAGTATGATACGTACACACCGCTTCAGCTTGTTCAGTATATATCGACAATTGCTAACGGTGGATATCGTATGAAACCTCACTTAGTAAAAGAAATTCGCGAACCCGAACTTGATAGCGAGCTAAAAGGAAGTATTCAAAGTTCTGTTGAACCAGAAGTGCTAAATCGTATTACAATGAGCGAATCTGAAATTAACATTGTTAAGCAAGGGTTTCGACGTGTAGTAACCAATGGAACTGGACGTGTATTAAATGGTCCAAAATACTCAAAGTACAACATCGCTGGTAAATCTGGTACAGCGGAAACCTTTAACAAAGGCGTAAGCGTCCGTAACTCTACATTCGTTTCATACGCGCCTTATGATAATCCCGAAGTAGCCGTAGCGGTTGTCATCCCTTCTGCTTATGTAGCAGGTACATCTAATACGTTAAGTAAAACTATTACAGGCGATTCTATTAAAGCTTACTTCGACCTTAAAAAAGAAGGCGAAAAAGAAGTAGAACAAAAAGAAGAAGATGCAAAAACAGGGAATACAGAATTAAACGGTGTAAAAAAAGATACCACTGAACAATAA
- the hemY gene encoding protoporphyrinogen oxidase has protein sequence MTDRRKKVVIIGGGITGLSAAYYLQKKIKDHQLPIDLQLIEATHRLGGKIQTVKRDGYLFEKGPDSFLARKLAATKLAKEVGLGRELVGNEKGKSYILVKDTPHALPDGAVMGIPTKLSPFITTGLFSPVGKLRAAADFFIPKTKNQDDRSLGVFFRRRFGDEVVENLIEPLLSGIYAGDVDRLSLRSTFPQFLHAEHKYRSLIVGMKKLKEIHPQHGDDSEFKKNSVFLTLKEGLQSLVDGVEKALEPDIITKGIKVEKIHKEDSIYELSLNSGKVIKADSVIVTSPHAAAQSMLSEYKIFEPLKHMPSTSVATVVIAFAQEALQDHLDAMNIAVSRNSDYTITACTWLNKKWPHAVPEGKVLLRCLVGRTGDEAVVDQPDDEIFKIVLEDLKKLITISADPEFYAVTRWKQSMPQYTVGHHDMLDTMNEQLEKELAGLYVAGSSYEGLGIPECVEQGEDVAKKAVKYVQQL, from the coding sequence ATGACGGATAGACGAAAAAAGGTTGTCATCATCGGTGGAGGAATCACAGGTCTTTCAGCTGCCTATTATTTGCAAAAAAAAATAAAGGATCATCAGCTGCCAATTGATCTTCAACTAATAGAAGCGACGCATCGGCTTGGGGGGAAAATCCAAACGGTCAAACGAGACGGTTATTTATTCGAAAAAGGTCCTGATTCATTTTTAGCGCGTAAGCTAGCTGCTACAAAACTGGCAAAAGAAGTGGGGCTAGGTAGGGAGCTAGTCGGAAATGAAAAGGGAAAATCCTATATTCTAGTAAAAGATACACCTCATGCGCTGCCTGATGGTGCTGTAATGGGGATACCAACTAAGTTATCTCCTTTTATTACAACAGGGTTATTTTCACCTGTTGGCAAGCTGCGCGCAGCAGCTGATTTTTTTATACCAAAGACAAAAAATCAGGATGATCGTTCGCTAGGTGTATTTTTTAGAAGACGGTTTGGTGATGAAGTTGTTGAAAATTTAATTGAGCCTCTATTATCAGGAATTTACGCAGGAGACGTTGATCGTTTGAGTTTAAGATCAACATTTCCACAGTTTCTGCATGCTGAACATAAGTACCGGAGCTTAATTGTTGGAATGAAAAAGCTAAAAGAAATTCACCCACAGCACGGTGATGATTCGGAGTTTAAAAAAAATAGCGTCTTTTTAACATTAAAAGAAGGTCTTCAATCGCTAGTAGATGGGGTAGAAAAAGCACTAGAGCCTGATATTATTACAAAAGGAATAAAAGTAGAGAAAATTCACAAAGAAGATAGCATATATGAATTATCGTTAAATAGCGGGAAAGTAATAAAAGCAGACAGCGTTATTGTAACTTCTCCTCATGCAGCTGCTCAGTCTATGCTTTCGGAATATAAAATATTCGAACCTCTGAAGCATATGCCTTCTACTTCAGTAGCCACTGTTGTGATAGCCTTTGCACAAGAAGCGCTGCAAGATCATCTAGATGCAATGAACATCGCCGTTTCAAGAAATAGTGATTACACGATTACGGCATGCACGTGGCTAAATAAAAAGTGGCCGCATGCGGTTCCGGAAGGAAAAGTGCTGCTGAGATGTTTAGTTGGACGAACCGGAGACGAAGCTGTGGTGGATCAGCCTGACGATGAAATCTTCAAAATTGTCTTGGAGGATTTGAAGAAGCTCATCACAATTTCTGCCGATCCTGAATTTTACGCGGTCACGAGATGGAAGCAGTCTATGCCTCAGTATACGGTCGGACATCACGATATGCTAGATACGATGAACGAACAGCTTGAAAAAGAGCTTGCCGGTCTTTATGTAGCGGGAAGCTCGTATGAAGGTCTAGGTATACCAGAATGTGTAGAGCAAGGAGAAGATGTGGCTAAAAAAGCGGTTAAATATGTGCAGCAATTGTAG